A section of the Maylandia zebra isolate NMK-2024a linkage group LG8, Mzebra_GT3a, whole genome shotgun sequence genome encodes:
- the LOC101486895 gene encoding kelch domain-containing protein 1 isoform X1: MDAAQRDAPVSPLERSSHTAFIHNNTLYVWGGYQVVAGQDVVLPSDEIWLCDLDSGMWERREMTGDIPPDLSGFCGANINTKLYIFGGYETAGYSSQMFSVDLSEPCCSWKRVTDTKGTTPSPRNKHSCWVHRGRLIYFGGYGCKTLRELRNTSSSNFTLEEMSWSRAVNEVTLCKGWNSEVNVFDTLTATWSMPETQGSAPSPRGCHASALLGNKGYISGGVEAAELDMFCLDLDTWTWTKLDISSAFAPLGRSWHTMTPTSDHTLFMYGGFGTNGDTLNDAWQFNTQTREWTKMINPHKDKPRVFHTACLGRDSDVVVFGGSRNLRIVMDSMVILRLPSPHHCRDVLIFQTQPYSLSRLCEDVIGQNSELLRLQLSWLPSKLQRTLEKRMSFFSASS; encoded by the exons ATGGATGCTGCTCAGAGAGACGCGCCGGTCAGCCCGCTGGAGAGGAGCAGCCACACCGCGTTCATACACAACAATACGCTGTATGTGTGGGGAGGTTACCAG GTAGTTGCCGGACAGGATGTCGTGTTGCCCAGTGATGAGATATGGCTCTGTGATTTAGACAGTGGGATGTG ggAGCGGAGAGAGATGACTGGAGACATCCCACCAGACCTGTCGGGCTTCTGCGGTGCTAATATTAACACTAAACTCTACATCTTTGGAGGATATGAAACAGCTGGGTACTCCAGCCAG ATGTTCAGCGTTGACCTCTCTGAGCCGTGCTGCTCATGGAAGAGAGTGACTGACACGAAGGGAACGACCCCCTCACCTCGTAACAAACACTCCTGCTGGGTACACAGAGGCAG ATTGATCTACTTTGGTGGATATGGATGCAAGACCTTGAGGGAGTTACGAAACACATCGTCATCAAACTTCACTTTAGAAGAGATGTCCTGG tcaAGAGCTGTAAATGAAGTAACTCTGTGCAAGGGATGGAACAGTGAGGTGAATGTGTTTGACACACTCACAGCTACATGGAGCATGCCAGAGACTCAA gGTTCTGCTCCATCCCCCAGAGGCTGCCATGCCAGTGCCTTGCTGGGGAACAAAGGTTACATCAGTGGTGGTGTG GAAGCAGCAGAGTTGGACATGTTCTGCTTAGACCTGGACACCTGGACCTGGACCAAACT TGACATCTCCTCAGCTTTTGCACCTCTTGGTCGCTCTTGGCATACCATGACGCCCACGTCAGATCACACGCTGTTCATGTACGGAGGTTTTGGCACAAATGGAGATACTTTAA ATGATGCCTGGCAGTTTAACACACAAACAAGAGAGTGGACCAAGATGATAAACCCCCACAAAGACAAGCCCAG AGTTTTCCATACGGCGTGCCTGGGGAGGGATAGTGACGTTGTGGTGTTTGGGGGAAGCAGGAACCTCCGCATCGTCATGGATTCG ATGGTTATTTTGAGGCTTCCATCACCACATCACTGCAGAGACGTACTCATCTTTCAGACTCAGCCTTACTCCCTCTCCAG GTTATGTGAGGATGTCATTGGACAAAACTCAGAGCTGCTCAGGTTGCAGCTCAGCTGGCTGCCATCGAAGCTACAGAGGACACTTGAGAAGAGAATGAGCTTTTTTTCTGCCAGTTCTTAA
- the LOC101486895 gene encoding kelch domain-containing protein 1 isoform X2, with amino-acid sequence MWERREMTGDIPPDLSGFCGANINTKLYIFGGYETAGYSSQMFSVDLSEPCCSWKRVTDTKGTTPSPRNKHSCWVHRGRLIYFGGYGCKTLRELRNTSSSNFTLEEMSWSRAVNEVTLCKGWNSEVNVFDTLTATWSMPETQGSAPSPRGCHASALLGNKGYISGGVEAAELDMFCLDLDTWTWTKLDISSAFAPLGRSWHTMTPTSDHTLFMYGGFGTNGDTLNDAWQFNTQTREWTKMINPHKDKPRVFHTACLGRDSDVVVFGGSRNLRIVMDSMVILRLPSPHHCRDVLIFQTQPYSLSRLCEDVIGQNSELLRLQLSWLPSKLQRTLEKRMSFFSASS; translated from the exons ATGTG ggAGCGGAGAGAGATGACTGGAGACATCCCACCAGACCTGTCGGGCTTCTGCGGTGCTAATATTAACACTAAACTCTACATCTTTGGAGGATATGAAACAGCTGGGTACTCCAGCCAG ATGTTCAGCGTTGACCTCTCTGAGCCGTGCTGCTCATGGAAGAGAGTGACTGACACGAAGGGAACGACCCCCTCACCTCGTAACAAACACTCCTGCTGGGTACACAGAGGCAG ATTGATCTACTTTGGTGGATATGGATGCAAGACCTTGAGGGAGTTACGAAACACATCGTCATCAAACTTCACTTTAGAAGAGATGTCCTGG tcaAGAGCTGTAAATGAAGTAACTCTGTGCAAGGGATGGAACAGTGAGGTGAATGTGTTTGACACACTCACAGCTACATGGAGCATGCCAGAGACTCAA gGTTCTGCTCCATCCCCCAGAGGCTGCCATGCCAGTGCCTTGCTGGGGAACAAAGGTTACATCAGTGGTGGTGTG GAAGCAGCAGAGTTGGACATGTTCTGCTTAGACCTGGACACCTGGACCTGGACCAAACT TGACATCTCCTCAGCTTTTGCACCTCTTGGTCGCTCTTGGCATACCATGACGCCCACGTCAGATCACACGCTGTTCATGTACGGAGGTTTTGGCACAAATGGAGATACTTTAA ATGATGCCTGGCAGTTTAACACACAAACAAGAGAGTGGACCAAGATGATAAACCCCCACAAAGACAAGCCCAG AGTTTTCCATACGGCGTGCCTGGGGAGGGATAGTGACGTTGTGGTGTTTGGGGGAAGCAGGAACCTCCGCATCGTCATGGATTCG ATGGTTATTTTGAGGCTTCCATCACCACATCACTGCAGAGACGTACTCATCTTTCAGACTCAGCCTTACTCCCTCTCCAG GTTATGTGAGGATGTCATTGGACAAAACTCAGAGCTGCTCAGGTTGCAGCTCAGCTGGCTGCCATCGAAGCTACAGAGGACACTTGAGAAGAGAATGAGCTTTTTTTCTGCCAGTTCTTAA